TTGTTTGGcgacaaaataaaacaaaaaaactaaaaaaaaaagggtttacTTTGGCAATATGCAACATGCATGAGGTGATATGTGTAAAGTGTAAAAATGTTCCATATGGTCATAGGTCAAGAGAGGTGTGAACCAGGGCAACAAAGCCAGATCATCATAGAATCCAGATCATAATGAATTAATCACTAATAAATTAACTATTACTACTTCTaagaataacaaatataaacgtataacaaaacaaaaacaaagcatcatcatccattactattattataataatgaatgaattaattaattaattattatattatcatgCTAATGCTTGAGACACACGGTGGCAGTGGCAGTGGCTGCTCGCTCTTTgtttccatcttcttctctataTAAATACCACCAAACCTGTTTCTTACTTCTTAGAACAGAAAcagaacaaaacaataaaattaaatttaaaaaaaaaatagaaagaaaatgcagagagaagaagagagtgTGATGGAGTCGTTGGTGTGTCCAAGCTTCAGCGCCTATTCCTCCAACACGCTCGACGACATCGCGGATCAGGTAACTCGAAACGACGACGTGCGTTTCGAAGAAAACGACACCGACTTCGAGTTCGTCGCGTTTCGCGAGGTCGCCGACGGAGTTTTCGTCGACGACAACGCGACTCCGGCGTTCCCGATCTTCGACCGCGACCTCGCCACTGCCACGGCGGAGGACGGAGGAGAAGTAAAACGGCGAGTTTCCGGCGAGGAGGACGACGTGGTGGCGATTCAGATCACGCTCGGGAAGCTGCTGATGGACGATTCTTCGCCGTCGTGCTCGTCGTCAGAGGTGGAGGACGAGCTGGAGAATGTTCCGCCAGGGACGTACTGCGTGTGGACGCCGAGGAAGGCGCCGCCGGCGCCTGCGTCTCCGTGCCGGAAGAGCAAATCGACGGGATCGTCGTTGTCGAAGCGGTGGAAGCTTCTGGATTTGCTGCGGCGAAGCAACAGCGAGGGGAAGGAGTCGGTGGTGTTCCTGACGCCGTCGTCAGTGAATTCGGCGAAGAAGGGAACGAAATCGGAGACCGGAAAAAAATCTCTGGCGAGTAGCGGCGGCGGCGAGAAGAGAATTGCGGCGGTTCCGGCGGTGTCGGCGCACGAAGCGCTTTATGTTCGGAACAGAGAAATGAGGAGAGAGGTTAAACGACGGTCATATTTGCCGTATCGACAGGATTTGGTTGGTTTCTGTGTTAATCTCAACCCCATGGGCAAGGCATTCCCTCTTCacttttgacaatttttttttaatgataattctACGAACAACAAAATTATGAGCTCAAAAAACTaggttttatattttctttttcttttacttttattgcataGTGCTTATTTGGATATCCATTACAAATGTTGGtggtaaaatgaaatttatgaaAACATTATCATTCTTTCTTTTGCGTTCAATTTGGGGGGGTCATTAGATTTGGTTTCAAAATTCTGTGTATAGTAAGTTGAACTGAAAATGAAAGATACTATGGTGACTATATTTGTTATGATAGTCTCATAGGCAAAAGTAACTGAACGATGTGGAGATTCAGTTGCAAAGCTAGGAAAACGATGAAACTGAaggtttgtgttttttatttttattttggaggGTTTGTTTGGTTTACAGTTAACGTGTCACCATGTAAATAATAGTGACAAGTCCTTTTACAGAGTATACTTTCATGGTTAAGTTTTGGATTTGAATACTGTTTTTAgtcttgtattttgttttgatattGTCTTTCAGTTTactttttatgtattatatatgAGTAAAATGATTTTCATTATTGTTTATTCTATCAAAATTGTTCATCAGAGTTATTGTTGACCATTGGTGTTTAATTAAGCCTAATGTGTATGTTCAAAATACTTACTGTATGTATACATGTTCAGTTTCTCATTCAATGTCACGTGACACGTGTGTTTTGAAGCAATATGTAGTGGCCTTAGCCTATGCGCATTGGACGTGGTCACGTGGAAATTCATATGAGTGCGACAAGTTATCAAAGCCAGAACCGAACACATTATGTattcaaaagaagaaattaaatagCTGGTTCAAATggtattgaatttaattttcttaaatgggattttttttataaataaaaaaaattataatcgaaaaaaaaaatctgattttgTCAGATTTTTTGCTATAAGAAAaggttaaataaattttgttgataAAGATTAGTTATCCACCAAAATTCGTAACAttctaacaaatatatatatatatatatatatatatatatactgcaTAGGAAATAGATACATGATTTGGTAACATTCCAATTTATTAGTGGATAAAGTGATTTCCAAAATGATTTCCTTTACTTCTAAatttcaaacaatttgattGGAATTTAGTATATATTGAAGATTTAAAGTCTTTTCCTTAATTTGCTACCCATTCCAAAGTGTGTAAATTTCAAAAGTGACTTCATTTATACTATTACTTAATAAAAACAAGACTTGTTTGAA
This genomic interval from Glycine max cultivar Williams 82 chromosome 5, Glycine_max_v4.0, whole genome shotgun sequence contains the following:
- the LOC102667078 gene encoding uncharacterized protein, with product MQREEESVMESLVCPSFSAYSSNTLDDIADQVTRNDDVRFEENDTDFEFVAFREVADGVFVDDNATPAFPIFDRDLATATAEDGGEVKRRVSGEEDDVVAIQITLGKLLMDDSSPSCSSSEVEDELENVPPGTYCVWTPRKAPPAPASPCRKSKSTGSSLSKRWKLLDLLRRSNSEGKESVVFLTPSSVNSAKKGTKSETGKKSLASSGGGEKRIAAVPAVSAHEALYVRNREMRREVKRRSYLPYRQDLVGFCVNLNPMGKAFPLHF